One Companilactobacillus farciminis KCTC 3681 = DSM 20184 genomic window, AAGAAGCCGATGGAAAAATTATTCCAAAATCATTTGGTAATTTTTGCAACGCATAGATTGCACTGGATCAAAGAAATGGATTATGTCATCGTTATGGATAACGGTACTATTGTTGAACAAGGTACGCCAGAACAGCTCCACAGCCATAACGGTGCCTTCACAAAATTAATCAAGAATATGCGAGGTGATCAACTATGAATTTCTTTAAAACATTCAAGCATGATACTTGGGTCAAACCTTATATCAAACAATATAAAGGTCTGTTGATCACTGCTTTAACATTGGGCTTATTGACGTCATTTTGTGCCGGTGCTTTGATGTTTACTTCTGGCTATACAATTGATAAAGCTGCTACACATCCAGTCAATATTCTTTTGATTTACGTACCTATCCTTTTAACGAGAGCCTTTGGTATTGGTCGTCCTGTTTTCAAATACGTGGAACGATTAAAGAGTCACAACTGGGTTTTAAGAGTTACATCTGATTTAAGAACTCGACTTTATAAAACCTTGGAAAGTGACGCTTCATTTTTCAATGAACATCATAAACTGGCGACATCATGGGTTTGTTGTCAGAAGATATTTCCCATTTACAAAACCTTTATTTAAGAACTATTTTTCCAGCTGTTATCGGTTACTTATTGACCATCATCGGCTCGCTTGCCTTAGGAATCTTCAATCCTGCTTTTGGATTCTTCGTCTTCCTGTTGCTTTTTATTGAAGTATTCCTAGTACCGCTATTTTCAGTCTCGATTGAAAGTGCTCGCCGGGCTTATCAAAAAGAGGTCAAAAGTGACCTTTATGTTCAACTAACTGACAATATTTTAGGCGTCGATGATTGGATCATTTCTGGTCGTAAAGATGATTTTAGAAACCTAACCTCAGAAAATATTCATAATCTTGACCAATCACAGTTAAAATCAAAGGCTTTTCGTCGCAATCGTGACTTTGGTTTACAGTTGATTTTCGCTGCTTTAGCAATCTGTTTCTTGATTTTTACTAACTTAACGATGACTAACGGCCAAGAACAAGCCAACTTCGTTTCTGCGGTCGTCTTGGCTATCTTTCCACTCTCAGATGCCATTATCCCTGTCAGTCAAGGGTTTGAAGAATGGCCCCTCTATAAGGACTCCATTCAACGTCTAAATACATTAAACCAGTCAAGAGTAATTTGCCTGCTCAGATTGATTTAGCTCCTAACGACTTTAAGAGTTTGACATTAAACAACGTATCTTTCGAATATGATACCGACTCACCAATCTTGATTAAAAACTTTTCGCAAACGATTCATAAAGGAGAAAAATTAGCACTTTTAGGTCCAAGTGGAATCGGTAAAACAACAGTATTGCAATTGATCCTAGGAGATCTGACGCCAACCGCTGGTCAAATTAAGATTAACGATTACGATATTGCTCAAGTTCAAGAGCATCGTCAAAAACTATTCTCTGTCTTGAATCAGAAGCCGTTTCTCTTCAACACTACGTTGATGAATAACGTTAGATTAGGAAATGAAGGCAAATCTGATGTCGAAGTCAAACAAGCTTAGAACGCGTTGGTTTAAAAGATTTGGTCGAATCATTGCCCGATAAATACAACACACTAGTCGGTGAAAACGGCTCAAGATTTTCCGGTGGCGAACAAGAAAGAATCGCTTTAGCCAGAATCCTATTACAAGATGCTCCTATCGTCTTGCTTGATGAACCAACGGTTGGACTTGACCCCATTACAGAAAATGACTTATTAGAAACCTTCTTCTCCGTTTTAAAGGACAAAACTATCATTTGGGTAACTCATCACTTGCAAGGAGTTAATCACGTTGACAAGGTAGTCTTTATGAATAGTGAAGAGATTGAAATGCAGGGTGCTCCTAAAGACCTTTATCAATCAAATAAACATTTCAAAGAGCTCTATCAAATGGACCAAGGATTATAAGCGTTATAACGACATAATAAAAGGATATGCCGAGTGGCATATCCTTTTTATTTGATTCGATTGCTTAATTTTTAACAACATTTTTTAAAATAACTTGATTATGATTCTTAGGTAATTTTTCAATCTCTAGAACGGCTCGATCAGTAAATTCACGAGCAATTCTTTTAGCTTGATCCAAATAACCATCGTCTAAAACTATTTGTGTAGCCACATTATCATCTTCATCACTCAAATGATCCTTCGACAAGACAGCGACTAGCTTTTGATTCTTAGCTTCTAAACCTAAGATATAAGGCAACGAATAGACGCCATTTTTCAAATCTTCATGGACTGGCTTACCAGTTTGAGAAGTCGAACTGAAGTCCAAAATATCATCAATAATCTGAAAAGCCATTCCAATATCATGACCAATATTTTGGCAGCGTTCAATAACTTCTTGACTACTGTCACCAACGATTGCACCCATCTTGGCACTGAGACTGAATAATTCGGCAGTTTTTTCCGGAAATTTCTTTAAAGTACATATCGGTAGTAGCGTCGACATTGAAATTAATCAACATTTGATCTAATTCTCCGACTAGAATTTTCTTCATACTCAGGGCATTCAACAAAATATCCGTGTTATGCTGCAAGTTTCTTGAAATCAATTCAAAGTAAAGCGTAAATAAATAATCCCCAGCATATATCGCGTTTCTACGGCCGTACTTCGTATGAACCGTAGGACGACTACGACGTAATGGCGAATCATCGATTACATCATCGTGAATCAAAGTCGCCACGTGCAAAATCTCGATCGAAGCTGCCAAAGGAATCAATTCTTGCGTCGTTTTTTTAGTAGTTCCAAAATCACTGAACAGCAAGAAAAATGCCGGACGCAACATCTTCCCGCCTGAAGTTAAATCGACAATCATTTTACTAATATCTAGATTTTGAATCTTAACTTCTTGGTGAATGAAATCAGTCGTTAGATCCAATTTTTTCCCTAATTTAGGGTAACTTTTCCAAATTGAGTTCGCCATATAATTTCTCATACCCCTGTATTACTTTGTTGTAATCTAAAATAATTCTATAATAGAACCTATCAAATCCAAAGGACTGATTTTATTGAAACCATCTGTTTTTTTCGAACTAGTTGAAATCAAAGCCAAAACGGCTAGCGTCTTTCCATTCTTGATGGGGACGTTGTATTCATATTATCACTGGCACTCAATTAACGCTCTTGATTTGGTCTTATTTTTTATCGCAATGTTTTTATTCAATATGGCAGTCGACATCAACGACAATTACTGGGATTACAAAAATGCCACTGGTGACGACTTCCGCCAGAAGACTAATGTCATCGGTGTCAACAATCTAAACATCCATCTAGTCGGCTGGCTCGATTTTTCTTTTACCGTTATAGCGGCTATCATCGGTCTCTTCATCGTCTATC contains:
- a CDS encoding polyprenyl synthetase family protein, with amino-acid sequence MGAIVGDSSQEVIERCQNIGHDIGMAFQIIDDILDFSSTSQTGKPVHEDLKNGVYSLPYILGLEAKNQKLVAVLSKDHLSDEDDNVATQIVLDDGYLDQAKRIAREFTDRAVLEIEKLPKNHNQVILKNVVKN
- a CDS encoding polyprenyl synthetase family protein, yielding MANSIWKSYPKLGKKLDLTTDFIHQEVKIQNLDISKMIVDLTSGGKMLRPAFFLLFSDFGTTKKTTQELIPLAASIEILHVATLIHDDVIDDSPLRRSRPTVHTKYGRRNAIYAGDYLFTLYFELISRNLQHNTDILLNALSMKKILVGELDQMLINFNVDATTDMYFKEISGKNCRIIQSQCQDGCNRW